From Thermococcus sp.:
CGGCTGGACGCCGAGTTCGCGCATAGCTTTTCTGTCAATTCTCACGATTCCCCTACCAACGTCCCTCTGGTAAGCGGACGCGACCTTAAGCTTGATTTCCTTCCTCTCGGCCATTTTACATCACCTCCAGTTCTGTGACCGATGATTTTGATTCATCTTCTGATTTTATTCCCCAACTCCCGTCGGGGGTTGTAGGGGGCAAAAGCCCCCTCAAAGTTTAAATCAAGGCGGGGGTCGTGGGGCGAAGCCCCACATCGGGGGTTTGATAGTAGAGGAAGATAAGGGGGTGTCCCCCTTGTCTTCCCTCTTCACTCAATCTTAACCTCGAATCCCTCCTCGCTCTCCTTCTTGGGGGCCTTCTTGGGCAGTTCGATTTCAAGGACGCCGTTGTTGTAGCGAGCCTTGGCCTTCTCCGGAATGACCTCCTCTGGAAGCCTGATGACCCTCCTGTAACCGCTGTAATAGCGCTCGACTCTTATCGCGCCTTCCTCCTCAAGTTCTTTCTCACGCCTTATCTGGGCCTCAATGTAAACTGTATCTTCAGTAACGCGGAGCTTGATGTCTTCCTTCCTCACTCCCGGGAGTTCAACCGTTATGACAAACCTGTCGCCGCGGTCGAAGATGTCCACGAAGGGCTCCCTCCAGGTCTCGCTGACGGCGAGTTCCCTTGGCTCGCGGTAGCCCCAGATTCTTGGCCCCCTCATGAAGTCCCTGAAGATGGCGTCAATCTCCTCCTGGATTTCCCTCATTATGTCGAAGGGGTCCCAGTAGCGGTCCCTCCTCCAGACCATCGGCACCACCTCCCGGTGCCTTTTGATTACCGATAGTTACTAAAAAGAGAACCCTTTATAAACTTTTCGATTTAAGATACAAGAAGTGACTTTATTGGTCCGCATAACAGAAGAATAGCTCAAGCAGGTGGGACAGAAAAAGGGGTGCCCGGCTCTGGGGCATCACCCCCCTTTAAGTCTTTTGTTGATTTGAGCCCATGTTTCCAGACCACGGGAGCACTACCACGAGCCCGCAACTTTTTCTACATAAATCCCCAATACCAAAATATTTCCTGTATTTAACTGAATATTTCGAATATATTAAGGTTTCGGTTTAATTTTCGTCCCATTCTCAAAATTCGTCAGTTTTATCGTGTAAATTTGGCTATAATTCATAAATTAATTTTTTGTTTCGGAGAAATGTCAACTGCATTGTGGCCGAGACCTTTAAGAATTCGGGCGAACTCCCGGGCGAAGCCGTAGACCGTGAAAATCCGCTCTGGCTTAACCCTCTCGATTATCTTCATTAACTCCCAAAAATCTGCGTGGTTGCTCAGTTTAAGCCTCCCGAAGCCCGAAACCGTTAACTCCCATAGGCTTAATGAGTTTTCAACGGTTGGAGAACGATAGGAGCGCAGGACAACCTCACCCTCGTTATCAATGTTCCCAAATTCTATCCCGAACTTCGAGTAGACCTTGGCAACCTTTAGGATTTCTCTAGAGGGCTTTACAGTTATCCCGTGAACGTCGAGTATCTTCATTACTTCCTGCGCCTTTCCCATTTGATTTACGTACAACGTTGGCCTTCTCCCCCTGTCGAGAGCTTCCTCCACAAAGGCCACGAGCTTTTTCTCCGCTTCTCTCGGCGCTGGGAAGGTAAAGCTTGGAACGCCAAATGTTGCTTCGATTATCAGAAAATCCGCCCTCGGGAACCTGCTTTTTTCGGCGGTTCTGAGCTTAAACCACTTTGTATCGCCAGTGTAGAAGAGGGTTCCATTGTCGAGCCAGAGCTTTATTCCAGCTGAACCGAGCATGTGGCCGGCGGGATAGAGCTTTGCCCTGATGTCACCGATGTAAAACCTCTTTCTGAATTCAACTTCCTTGTAAAACCCGCCCTTTCTTAAGTGGCTTAGAAACTTAGTTGCTCTTGTTGCAAAGATGACCTCCCCACTTACAAAGTGGTCACTGTGGGCGTGGCTCTGGAAGGCTATCTTTGAGGAGCTGTCGAGACCTATTCCCTCAACAATCATCGGAAAAACTTTTGGAGGAACGGGTTTAAAGGCTTAGACCCTGTTCAGCATTCCCATCAGAGGGTAGTACACGTCATCTAATGAC
This genomic window contains:
- a CDS encoding Hsp20/alpha crystallin family protein, whose amino-acid sequence is MVWRRDRYWDPFDIMREIQEEIDAIFRDFMRGPRIWGYREPRELAVSETWREPFVDIFDRGDRFVITVELPGVRKEDIKLRVTEDTVYIEAQIRREKELEEEGAIRVERYYSGYRRVIRLPEEVIPEKAKARYNNGVLEIELPKKAPKKESEEGFEVKIE
- a CDS encoding MBL fold metallo-hydrolase, whose protein sequence is MIVEGIGLDSSSKIAFQSHAHSDHFVSGEVIFATRATKFLSHLRKGGFYKEVEFRKRFYIGDIRAKLYPAGHMLGSAGIKLWLDNGTLFYTGDTKWFKLRTAEKSRFPRADFLIIEATFGVPSFTFPAPREAEKKLVAFVEEALDRGRRPTLYVNQMGKAQEVMKILDVHGITVKPSREILKVAKVYSKFGIEFGNIDNEGEVVLRSYRSPTVENSLSLWELTVSGFGRLKLSNHADFWELMKIIERVKPERIFTVYGFAREFARILKGLGHNAVDISPKQKINL